From the Paenibacillus sp. MMS20-IR301 genome, the window AAACCTTAAGTGTAAGAATATGTGCCTTAGGATCAGCTTCTCCGAAAAGGCCTCCTGAAGGAGTAATCGCGGGGGAGTTTTTGGCAGGAGTTTTTTTGTATTGTATAGTGGAGATAACAACATATGGAGAGGACGGTGAACTATGCAGCAGGATTTGCAGCCGGGACAAGGTGAGATTACTGAGCAAGGCAGCCAAAGCCCCCGGAAGCCAAAGAATGAAGTTCTGGAATGGATTAAAGCCATTGCGATTGCATTGGTTCTGGTTATTCTGATACGCTGGCTTTTGTTCAAACCGTTTATTGTAGACGGGCCTTCCATGCAGCCTAACTTCCATACCGGAGAACGGGTTATTGTGAATGAAATTCTCTATGATATCCGTAAGCCGCAGCGCGGTGAGGTTATCGTATTCCATGTGCCTTCTGAAGGCAGGGATTTCATTAAACGTGTTATTGGCGTAGCCGGAGATACGGTCAAGGTTGAAGGGGATGTCGTATCCGTTAACGGCGAACCGGTGAATGAAACGTATATTCAAGGTGCGATTGATGAAGCGCATAATAACAATTCTTTGTACAACAATAAGAACTTCCCGAATGAAGACTTCACCGACGGCACTGTGCCGGAAGGCCATGTATTTGTTATGGGTGACAACCGCTCAGACAGTACAGACAGCCGGATGATCGGTTATGTACCGCTTGGGGATATTGTGGGCCGTGCAGACCTGATCTTCTGGCCGGTCAAAGATATTACAGTAATTAATCATTAAGCTGACAGAAGTCAAAGGAGGTGACGGCAATGGCCATTCAATGGTTTCCTGGTCATATGACGAAGGCTAGACGGCAAATTGAGGATAAGCTGAAGCTGATTGATGTTGCGATTGAGCTGCTTGATTCCCGTCTGCCGCTTTCCAGCCGTAATCCGATGATTGACGATATTTTGCGGGACAAGCCTAGGCTGATTATTCTCAACAAAGCCGATCTGGCCGATCCGGAGTCTACGCGCAAGTGGCTTGCTTACTTCAAGGAACAGGGACATGTTGCTTATCCTGTAGATGCTTCTACAGGAACTGGCATCAAGGAGATTCCTGAGCAGGTCAAGCTGCTGCTGAAGGACAAGATCGACCGGCAAATTGCTAAAGGGATTAATCCGCGGGCGATGCGTGCATTGATCGTAGGAATTCCCAATGTAGGCAAATCGACACTCATTAACCGGATGGCGGGCAGAAGTATTGCGATTACCGGCGACCGTCCGGGGGTTACCAAGGGCCAGCAATGGATCAAGACAGGCGGTAATCTGGAACTGCTGGATACGCCGGGGATTCTCTGGCCGAAGTTCGAAGACCAGACTGTAGGCTATAAGCTGGCAGTAACCGGGGCAATCAAGGAAGAAATCCTGAATATCGAGGATATCGCCTTTTATGCGGTGAAATATCTGGTGAAGGATTACGGCAGCCGGTTCCAGGAGCGCTTCGGTATTACTAAGCTGCCTGAGGACTTGGAGAACCCGGATGAAATTGTTGCTGTCATGGAAGCCGTAGGGCGCAAGCGCGGCTGTCTGCTGAGCGGCGGCCGGGTAGACCTGGAGAAAGCTTCACGGGCACTGCTGCATGAGCTGCGCGCGGGCAAGCTCGGGCGCTTTACGCTGGAGACTCCGTAAGCAATAGAATGAATTAGGGTATGGAAGAGCCATCCGTGTTACTGGGATAGGCTCTTTTTTGCGTAGAAGAACCGGCATTTGGCGAGTAGCGCGGGTGAGCGCAGTAATTATTGTATGTAAGAGTCAATTTCATAATTCAGTTTGCTGAATAGCAAGACTGGGCCAAAAGCTGAGTTTGTTTTTTAAAAAAAGTTAGGCCACTTGCTGGGAGTTACTCAACTGCTTGTTCAACTTGTCTAGCGCAAACTTACTCAAATTGTAGGCCAATGTGCTGAGCTGGAAATCGACACTTGCCCGGACGCCGCGGTGACGTGTGCGTTTCATCCCAAAATACTCTTTGAGGTAGGCAAAAACACGTTCTACAGCCGTTCGTTTGTTATACAGTTGCGTAAAGCTCTCGCTCCCTCTTGCTGGGTAAGCGTGCTTTCGCAAATCGGTTTGAATTCGGATCTTAAACACTTTTTGGCAGCCGGATTCGGAAAATGGACAGTCTTTACACTGGTTCGGCCTGGTGTAACGCAGCGTTTCGTATTTGGCATCGAAACTGTCGTAACGGTAGGCGTGTCCCTGCGAGCACACAGGGGTGTAATCCTGGTTCATCCCCTCGGGCGGTTTTTTGTGGTGAATCATTTTAATAATAGGAAAAGCGCCTAAGGAATGAATCAACTGGTAAATGGCTGAACTGTCATACCCTTTGTCGCCCAAGATATGCTTTACGTTTAGCGAAGGGAACTTCAGAAGCAGGCCTTTGAGGAGAACAACCGCCATACGCTGGTCATTGGGATTCGCTGAACTCCATAAGCCACTAACAATATATTGACTGTCCGTATCAACCAGCAGATTTGCCTTGAACCCGTAATAACTGGTGAGTCGCCCCTTCGTATTTTTCTTGTCACAACGTGCGGCATGCCGGGGCAGCGCGGCCAACAGTTCGTCATAGGTGTAAGGCAACATTGCTTCAATGGTTTTCTGAAACGGTCCGAGGCTTTGTTCATAAGCTTCTTGTTCCTCCCGTCGGCATTCTCGTTCTGCATGCGATGGACGTCCACGCTTGGCGTAGGCAGGTTTCTTCGGTGGCCCGTTCACTACGGTGGGCTTCGGCTCCGGGAGTTCAAACTGGAGCTGCGGCTCTGCCACCGAAGCCTCACTTGGCTTTGGTGGACGGCGAGCGGCGCGGCGTTTCGCCGCAGCTTCGCTGAATTGGCAATCCCAAGCCTCCACAATAGAGGAATCCACGGCGAGATGTGTACCGCTAACAAACCCTTCCTCTAGGGCAGACAGGACCAACGAATCCTGCAGGTTCTCGAGCATTCCGGTTTGCTCTAGCGCATGAATCAAACGGGAATACGAGGCTTCACTCGGGATATTGTCGGAGCCGGTAAATCGGCACTGCGCCCGAAACTCTTCACTGTGCAAAAGACGCCAGACCAGAGAAGAAATAAACTCGATGTTCTCCATTTTGGCGATGAGCAATGAATAGATCATCGCAGGTACATTCAGTTTTTCGGGTCGGCCACGGTTACTCTTTTTCCGGAGGGTGTGCAGCACCTTGGAGAGATCTAAGTGCTCAAAAATATGGTTGTATTTATCTTCGGGGTTCATCTGGAACAATTCCTTAAAGGAAAACAGTTCTTCTTGTCGAATTGAATAGATAGGGATTACCTCTTTTCGTTCTCGGGTGGGTTTCGTCGCCTATAAATTCGAGAATGTGGGGAGGTACTCCTTTTTCTATGCTCAACAAAACCAGATATAGCAAGGGTTTTGAATTATGAAATTGACTCTGTAATACAACTTTGATTCATTGATTCTTGGGTGTTCTGGAGGATTGTTGCAGGAAATACAATAATAATCTATCAAAACAGCTTGAAGGCGAAGGAATACTGCAATTCATACAACATTTTTGAAATGGGGCGGAAATAATGAAGGGAATGTTGTATTTCGTGCAGGAAAGTAAATCGGGAGACTGTTAAGATGCGGCGGCTAACCCAATTAAATAACGGCAAGCAAGAATTAAGGAATGCAAAATAGGAACATAGGGAATTTTGGACTTGCAGAAGTGATAGCGAGCGGTTGGGTAAACTGATCTCAGCTGTAAACAGCAGGTTATTTCAAGAAAAATGGTTGCAGGCAGCAGCTGGAATTCCAATTGTTCACCGCAGGGGAGGCTTAGCTTCAAGTTAAAAAATCATTATAATGGCAGATGACCATAATGGCCGCGTATGTTAAGCTGGCAAGTAGAGGAACCGGATAATTTATGAAGTGGCAGGTGGAGTAACGTGAGTGAAATCGATATGCTTTTATATGAAAAGGAAGGCTGGGAACAGTCCTATCAGCATATAGCCGGAGTAGATGAAGTTGGCAGGGGCTGTCTGTTCGGAGATGTGGTGGCTGCCGCAGTCATTCTGCCGGTGGGCCTTATTATAGAAGGTGTAGATGATTCCAAGAAGCTGACAGCCAAGAAGCGGGAAGCCTTGTACGATATCATCATGGACCAGGCGCTGGCGGTAAGTGTAGGGCATGTGGAATCAACGGTAATTGATGAGATTAACATTAAGCAGGCTGCGCGTCTGGCGATGAGGAAGGCTATTGAGGGACTAAGCAGGCAGCCTGATTATATGCTGGTTGATGCCGAAAAGGTGGACCTGCCCTTGCCGCAGCGGGCGATCATCAAAGGGGATGCCAACAGTCAGTCGATCGCGGCCGCCTCGATTGTCGCCAAGGTTACACGCGACCGGCTGTGTGAAGGGCTGTGGGAGGAATTATACCCGGACTACGGTATCAAAATACATAAAGGCTATGCGACCAAGCTGCACCGTGAACAGATCAAGTCACTGGGGGTAACCCCTATGCACCGCCGCAGCTTCATCGGTAACATTCTGGCGGAGCAGGAGCAGATGACCTTATTCTAGGGCGGATTGCAGGGAAACTGGCGCAGACAGCGGGATTTATTTAATCATCAATTAAGAAATTGCCGATATAAAGTAGAAGAGAAGGGAGGCGGACAGCATGAATATCGGGTCACTTATTCGCGGCTTGCTTGGAGACACCAAAGCGGGAGAAGCTAAAACTGTTGAACTGAAGGAAGGTCAGGTTGTTCGCGGCGTAGTACTCAGCGTATCTGATTCAGGTAAAGAGGCTGTTGTACAGATTCAGGGAACCCCTGTCCGCGCAGAGCTGGAAACACCGCTTGCCGCCGGCCAGACCTTGAATCTGCAGGTGGGCTCGCCCGGCGAAGGCGGATTGCCGGTTCTTAAGCCGGTCACACTGGGTGAAGCTGCACTATCTTCGCCGCAAAGCATGGGCGAGGCTATCGAATCGCTGGGGCTGGCGAATTCCAAAGCCGGGCGGGAGATCATTCAGGCCATGCAGTCCGGGGGCCTGGCCCTGACAAAGGAGACAGCAGCGAAGCTGGATGCAGTCATGAACGCCAAACCTCCCGGCGTGCCGGCTTCAGAGTGGCTGGAAGCGGCGGTCATCTCCGTGAAGCGCGGGTTGCCGGTTACTGCGGAGAGCGTGAGGGGACTGCAGCAGGCTGTGTTCGGGCCGAAGCTGCATCAGTTGCTGGCTAAGCTGGAGACTGAGCTTCACGTATGGGCTCAGCAGCAGGATGCTGAGGGGAGTGAGGCCTCAGCAGGAACGGCTAAGCCGCCAGCGGGGAACGGACCGGCTGCATCTGCTCCTGCCCCTGCCCCAACAAATGCAGGGAATTCTGCTGCTTCAGCCGGACAGCCGGGACTGGCGGCAGAGCCGGAGACTGCTGGCGGCAGACCTGCCGGCTCTGCTTCTGTTACGGGAGCTGCTTCTCCGGCGGAAGGGCAAACGCGACTGGTACAGGACCTGACAAGCGGCGCTGGTAATACAGGAGCAATCCGGCAGGCTGATGGTCCGGCAGGACCGAGTGCTGATGCAGCAGCTGTTATAAATGCCGGTCCGGCGGATGGAGAGGAACCCTCCGCAGGGGCTGGCCCGAAGCTGGGAGCAGCAGCTGGAGCTGACCCTGCGGCTGCCGGAGCTGCACAGGCGGACGGCGGGCCGGAGGCGGCAGGACCCGCAGCGGCGCGGGCAGGCAGACCTGCTGATCCGGCCGCAGCAGGGACTGTCCGCACGGATGGCGAGCCGGAGGCGGCAAGACCGGGTGCTGCCCGGCCCGCCGGCGGTACCGATCCAGCCGCTTCCGCGCCTGCACGCGCGGGCGGCAACCCGGAGGCTGCCGCAGCTACAGCGGCGCAGGCGGGCGGCGCTGTAGCTGCGGGCCGGCATGAGGCCGCAGCCCCGCGGGAGGCTGCCGCTGCGCAGCTGGCAGCCGGCACTGACCCGCAGCCGCAGCCCCGTGCTGCGGCCTCCGGGCCGGCCCTGCTCGCGAAGCTGCAGGGCGTGCTGACCCAGCTGCGCGGCAGCCTGCCGCAGCTCGCCGGGGACCCGCCCGCCTCCGGTGCGGCGGGCAACACCGCCCCGCCCGTCCAGGCCTCCTCCGATACGGAGGCCTGGGTAGGGCGGGTGCTGAAGCTGCTCGGTGCGGAGCACGAGCAGCAGGCCGTGCGCGGCGGCGGGGCCGGGGCCGCGGGCGGGCGCGAAGCAGCGCTGCCGGCTGCGGCGCTGCAGGGAGCGTCCGGCGGCGCGGATGAAGCCGCCGGGACGCTCAAGGGCGTGCTGCTGCAGATGCTTGGCGCAAGCGAGGTGCCGCCCGCGGTCAAGGATGCCGCGGGCCAGCTTGTCCAGCAGCTGACGGGCCAGCAGCTGCTGCTGAATACGGACCGCACCGCGCCGTTCGCGCAGGTGACGATGTTCCTGCCGCTGCGCGGACCGGACGGCCAGGAGACGGCCTCCGTCCATATCCAGTCGCGGCGCGGCCGCAAAGGAGAGCTGGATGCGGCGAACTGCCGCCTGTGGTTTGACCTGGACATGAAACAGCTCGGCCAGACGATGGTGGATGTGCAGGTGGCAAGCAAAATTGTCAGCCTCAAGCTGCATAACAATGAGCCGTGGGTGCTGGAGCTGCTGGAAGGGCGCCGTGAAGAGATTAAGACAGCAGTTGAGGGCATCGGTTACCAGCTGTCCAGCCTGCGCACTGAGCCGTTGCCGGAGCCGGGGGCAGCGGCGGTGTCTGCCAAGCAGGCAGATTATGTGCCGGATGCCTACAAAGGAGTAGATTACCGTATATGAGTGATGAGCCTAAGACTGAAATTTCGCGAAATCTCAAAAAGGCAGTCGCCCTCAAATATACCCCCGGTCAAAATGAAGCGCCGGTCGTAGTAGCCAAGGGTCAAGGCTCAGTTGCGGATATCATTCTGCAAAAAGCGAAAGAGAACGGTGTGGCCGTTCAGGAGGATGCGGCGCTGGTAGAGGTTCTGTCCAAGCTTGATCTCGATCAGCAGATTCCGCCGCAGCTCTACCAGCTGGTCGCGGAAATTCTGAGCTATGTGTATCAGAGTGACCGTTCAGCCGGGGAACGGAGAATGAAGTGAAACCTGCGTCAGAGGGAGAGCCCTTCTCCCGTAAGCAGAAGGGGGCGGCTGCCGAGCAGGCGGCATGTTTGTATCTGTCCACCCGGGGATACCTGATCAGGGAATGCAACTGGCGCTGCCGCAGCGGTGAGCTGGATGTGATTGCTGAGCATGAAGGGGAGATTGTCTTCGTTGAAGTACGCAGCCGCAGCGGAGCGGGTGTACAGGGAACCGCGGAAGAGTCGGTGGATAACCGCAAAATCCGCCAGGTCAGGAATACGGCGCAGGTATATCTGCATATGAAGGCCTTGCATCTTGCGGTAATTTCCTTTGATGTGATTGCCGTGCAGCTTAATCCGGATCTCAGTGTGGCATCACTGCGGCATATCCGTAAGGCATTTTGATTTTTTTTGATAATTATCTGCGAAAAACATAATTTTCCCCTTGACACTACCTCGGCTTCATGGGTCATTTCTCAAAAGAAATGGGTAAACATTAGTGTATCTTTTAATGCACCATGAGGAGGGCTGCCAGAGTGACTAATCAACCGATTGATATACAGGTGAGTTTTACTTGCCAATATTGTGAACACAAAGTAGTGGCAGAGCTTGGCGGAGAGCCCTTGTCAGTGATCTGCTGTAGCCATTGTAACAAGACATTTACCGTTATGCGGCCGAATATAGCGGAAGAAATATTGATTGACTGGGAGAATGAGGCATTATTCCATAAGATGCGCGCCGAGCAGACTGAAAGCAGCAACAGCAGTCTCCTGTCACTGGTCATAAACGTGATTGAACTGCTGACCTGGAGAGACAAGGGCAACGGGCAGGTCGAGGCGATTAAGGCAATGCGGCAGTGGCTGATTGATCATGAGGAGGCCCCGCCGCTGGCGGAGCTGATTCAGATGGATACAAACCGCCGGTCTTCCAAGCGTAACTGGAATAAATAAGTCTACAGCTGGTATGCGGAAAGGAGAAGGCGGATTGTCCACTGTATATTTTACTTCGGATCATCATTTTGGCCATAAACTGATTATAGATTTCGAATCCCGTCCGTTTGCCGGCGTAGAAGACATGAACCAGGCAATGATTGACAGCTGGAATGCCGTGGTGGGCAAGGAGGATAAAGTATTTCATCTGGGGGATTTCTCATTTCTGAACCAGGAAGCCACCCGGGAGATCATCAGGGCCCTGAACGGGTACAAAATACTGATTCTCGGCAATCATGACCGCGGGCGCGGACGGGACTGGTGGCTGGAAGCCGGTTTTAACGAGGTTAGTGAATATCCGCTGGTCTATAAGGACTTTTTTATCCTGTCGCATGAACCTATGTATATGAACAAGCATATGCCTTACGTTAATGTGCATGGTCATATTCACGGCCAGAAATATGAAGGCAGCAGCTATTTCAATATTTGTGTAGAGCACTGGAACTATACCCCGCTGTCATTTGAACAGATCCGGGATAAGGTTGTGGTCAGCGAGGAAGGCTGAGTCCCTGATGCTGCAGTCACGAATGCGTAATTATGCAATACATTTAAAGTTTGAATATAGTGCATTACAGGATGTGCAATAACCATTGCGCAT encodes:
- a CDS encoding transposase, whose protein sequence is MNPEDKYNHIFEHLDLSKVLHTLRKKSNRGRPEKLNVPAMIYSLLIAKMENIEFISSLVWRLLHSEEFRAQCRFTGSDNIPSEASYSRLIHALEQTGMLENLQDSLVLSALEEGFVSGTHLAVDSSIVEAWDCQFSEAAAKRRAARRPPKPSEASVAEPQLQFELPEPKPTVVNGPPKKPAYAKRGRPSHAERECRREEQEAYEQSLGPFQKTIEAMLPYTYDELLAALPRHAARCDKKNTKGRLTSYYGFKANLLVDTDSQYIVSGLWSSANPNDQRMAVVLLKGLLLKFPSLNVKHILGDKGYDSSAIYQLIHSLGAFPIIKMIHHKKPPEGMNQDYTPVCSQGHAYRYDSFDAKYETLRYTRPNQCKDCPFSESGCQKVFKIRIQTDLRKHAYPARGSESFTQLYNKRTAVERVFAYLKEYFGMKRTRHRGVRASVDFQLSTLAYNLSKFALDKLNKQLSNSQQVA
- the lepB gene encoding signal peptidase I, with protein sequence MQQDLQPGQGEITEQGSQSPRKPKNEVLEWIKAIAIALVLVILIRWLLFKPFIVDGPSMQPNFHTGERVIVNEILYDIRKPQRGEVIVFHVPSEGRDFIKRVIGVAGDTVKVEGDVVSVNGEPVNETYIQGAIDEAHNNNSLYNNKNFPNEDFTDGTVPEGHVFVMGDNRSDSTDSRMIGYVPLGDIVGRADLIFWPVKDITVINH
- a CDS encoding ribonuclease HII → MLLYEKEGWEQSYQHIAGVDEVGRGCLFGDVVAAAVILPVGLIIEGVDDSKKLTAKKREALYDIIMDQALAVSVGHVESTVIDEINIKQAARLAMRKAIEGLSRQPDYMLVDAEKVDLPLPQRAIIKGDANSQSIAAASIVAKVTRDRLCEGLWEELYPDYGIKIHKGYATKLHREQIKSLGVTPMHRRSFIGNILAEQEQMTLF
- a CDS encoding metallophosphoesterase, with the translated sequence MSTVYFTSDHHFGHKLIIDFESRPFAGVEDMNQAMIDSWNAVVGKEDKVFHLGDFSFLNQEATREIIRALNGYKILILGNHDRGRGRDWWLEAGFNEVSEYPLVYKDFFILSHEPMYMNKHMPYVNVHGHIHGQKYEGSSYFNICVEHWNYTPLSFEQIRDKVVVSEEG
- the ylqF gene encoding ribosome biogenesis GTPase YlqF — encoded protein: MAIQWFPGHMTKARRQIEDKLKLIDVAIELLDSRLPLSSRNPMIDDILRDKPRLIILNKADLADPESTRKWLAYFKEQGHVAYPVDASTGTGIKEIPEQVKLLLKDKIDRQIAKGINPRAMRALIVGIPNVGKSTLINRMAGRSIAITGDRPGVTKGQQWIKTGGNLELLDTPGILWPKFEDQTVGYKLAVTGAIKEEILNIEDIAFYAVKYLVKDYGSRFQERFGITKLPEDLENPDEIVAVMEAVGRKRGCLLSGGRVDLEKASRALLHELRAGKLGRFTLETP
- a CDS encoding EscU/YscU/HrcU family type III secretion system export apparatus switch protein translates to MSDEPKTEISRNLKKAVALKYTPGQNEAPVVVAKGQGSVADIILQKAKENGVAVQEDAALVEVLSKLDLDQQIPPQLYQLVAEILSYVYQSDRSAGERRMK
- a CDS encoding YraN family protein, translating into MKPASEGEPFSRKQKGAAAEQAACLYLSTRGYLIRECNWRCRSGELDVIAEHEGEIVFVEVRSRSGAGVQGTAEESVDNRKIRQVRNTAQVYLHMKALHLAVISFDVIAVQLNPDLSVASLRHIRKAF